The following proteins come from a genomic window of Maribacter algicola:
- a CDS encoding peptidylprolyl isomerase: MRIKTFYYFFIFLTVQFISCKDKPQKSETPFRIEIKEVDSSAMATQETKEVEEDTFELTEENAIDFFFDYQKDLKANKVKMTTKFGSFVIQLYDDVPYHKANFIYLTRKGYFDYTQFHRVVKDFIIQGGSSDDKRTADKRWDIGRYLLPPDTKKGYSHHRGTVSMPSSETDNPHKLASPYEFFIVVTDPGSYHLDGDFTPFGKVIEGMEVVDKINAQPVGKGDWPQQNIYITKAEVIE; this comes from the coding sequence ATGCGTATAAAGACTTTCTACTATTTTTTCATATTCCTTACGGTTCAATTCATCAGTTGTAAAGATAAGCCTCAAAAATCTGAAACCCCTTTTAGAATCGAAATAAAAGAAGTGGATTCTTCTGCTATGGCAACCCAAGAAACCAAGGAGGTGGAAGAAGATACCTTTGAACTCACGGAAGAGAACGCCATCGATTTTTTCTTCGACTATCAAAAAGACCTTAAAGCTAATAAGGTAAAAATGACGACGAAATTTGGAAGTTTTGTCATTCAACTCTATGACGATGTTCCTTACCACAAGGCCAATTTTATTTATCTGACCAGAAAAGGATATTTTGACTATACCCAATTCCACAGAGTAGTTAAGGATTTCATTATACAGGGAGGTAGTTCCGATGATAAACGAACGGCCGATAAACGATGGGACATTGGTAGGTACCTACTTCCACCGGATACAAAAAAAGGATACAGCCATCACAGGGGCACCGTCTCCATGCCCAGCAGCGAAACGGACAATCCCCACAAACTCGCTTCCCCATATGAGTTTTTTATTGTAGTAACAGATCCTGGGTCTTACCATCTGGATGGAGATTTTACACCTTTTGGCAAAGTAATCGAAGGGATGGAGGTAGTGGATAAAATCAATGCCCAACCCGTTGGTAAGGGTGATTGGCCACAACAGAATATTTATATCACCAAAGCGGAGGTCATCGAATAA
- a CDS encoding trimeric intracellular cation channel family protein: MLYSLIDILGTIAFAISGVLVAMDKRLDVFGVFIIAFVTAVGGGTLRDVLIGNTPVGWMTQPNYTIIIIITVIFSILFAGRLKHFRKSLFLFDTIGIGLYTMVGIQKGLDAGLLPIMCIALGTMTACFGGVIRDILCNEIPVIFRKEIYATVCILGGGIYFLMLQFPVNPDIPYITGIICIIVLRLLAVKFKIALPSIYNK, from the coding sequence ATGCTCTACTCCCTTATCGACATTCTAGGAACCATTGCCTTTGCCATTTCGGGAGTACTGGTGGCCATGGATAAACGCTTGGATGTCTTTGGTGTCTTTATCATCGCCTTTGTGACCGCTGTTGGTGGCGGTACCTTGAGGGATGTGCTGATAGGTAACACACCGGTTGGCTGGATGACCCAGCCCAACTATACCATCATCATCATCATAACGGTTATTTTTTCGATTCTTTTTGCCGGAAGGCTGAAGCACTTTAGAAAATCCCTATTCCTTTTTGATACAATTGGTATAGGCCTTTATACAATGGTTGGGATACAAAAGGGCTTGGACGCCGGTTTATTGCCTATTATGTGCATCGCTTTGGGTACCATGACCGCCTGTTTTGGAGGGGTTATTAGGGATATCTTGTGCAATGAAATTCCGGTTATTTTTAGAAAGGAAATTTATGCGACCGTTTGTATTCTTGGTGGTGGTATCTATTTTTTAATGCTCCAGTTTCCCGTGAATCCAGATATTCCCTACATCACGGGAATTATCTGCATCATAGTTTTACGCCTTTTGGCAGTGAAATTTAAGATAGCCTTGCCCAGTATTTACAATAAGTGA
- a CDS encoding NUDIX hydrolase, giving the protein MDFNFFEQRISKIKDLPLPGEISHYKMAPEFRIRELMEGRMVRDNPRKAAVMALFYPGNENRTQLLCILRKTYEGVHSNQVAFPGGKAEKEDGNLRITALRETYEEVGVNPKDVEIVRTISEVYIPPSNFEVQPFIGLYKKPKPFKIQESEVASLLEISLTDFLEDINLTTKKMSTSYANEIEVPAFKLNDYIIWGATAMMLSEIKDLLKQVL; this is encoded by the coding sequence ATGGATTTCAACTTTTTTGAGCAACGGATTTCAAAAATAAAGGATTTACCACTTCCAGGCGAAATTTCGCATTATAAAATGGCCCCAGAGTTTAGGATAAGGGAGTTGATGGAAGGTAGGATGGTTAGGGATAATCCTCGCAAGGCCGCGGTGATGGCCCTTTTTTATCCAGGAAATGAAAATAGGACCCAACTTTTGTGTATTTTACGGAAAACATATGAAGGGGTACATTCCAATCAGGTCGCATTCCCAGGGGGTAAGGCGGAAAAGGAAGATGGAAACTTAAGGATTACCGCCCTTAGGGAAACCTATGAGGAGGTTGGGGTGAACCCCAAGGATGTGGAAATCGTAAGGACTATTTCAGAAGTGTATATTCCTCCAAGTAATTTTGAGGTCCAACCTTTTATCGGTCTGTATAAAAAACCAAAACCGTTCAAGATTCAGGAATCCGAAGTAGCCTCACTTTTGGAAATTTCCCTGACGGATTTTTTAGAGGATATCAACCTAACCACAAAAAAAATGAGTACCTCGTACGCCAATGAAATTGAAGTACCGGCCTTTAAATTAAACGATTATATTATATGGGGTGCCACTGCAATGATGTTGAGCGAGATTAAAGATCTTTTGAAGCAGGTGTTATAA
- a CDS encoding lysophospholipid acyltransferase family protein: MGLFKKNPFGHNLYLKKWLIRILGLMSHQRYKRFNKLEIEGSEIIRNLPDANVLFVSNHQTYFADVVAMFHVFNASLSGREDSIKNVGYIWQPKLNMYYIAAAETMKKSLLTKILAYAGSISVERTWRSEGKEVNRQVKMSDISNIGIALRDGWVITFPQGTTTPWKPLRKGTAHIIKKYKPIVVPVVIDGFRRSFDKKGLRVKKKGILQSMVIKEPLEIDYDNESTESIIEKLEYAIEQHPSFLKVISKEELLAYEEENKQRRWRKTD, encoded by the coding sequence ATGGGATTGTTTAAGAAAAACCCTTTTGGGCATAACCTTTATCTAAAAAAATGGTTGATACGGATATTAGGTCTCATGTCCCATCAAAGGTATAAGCGATTTAATAAGTTGGAGATAGAGGGTTCGGAGATTATTCGTAACCTTCCCGATGCCAATGTTCTTTTTGTAAGCAACCACCAGACCTATTTTGCTGATGTGGTGGCCATGTTCCATGTTTTTAACGCTAGCTTAAGCGGTAGGGAGGATTCGATTAAGAATGTAGGCTATATTTGGCAGCCAAAGCTCAATATGTATTACATCGCCGCAGCGGAAACCATGAAAAAAAGTCTACTGACGAAGATTCTGGCCTATGCTGGTTCTATCAGCGTGGAAAGAACTTGGAGGTCTGAGGGCAAAGAAGTGAACAGACAGGTAAAAATGAGCGATATTTCCAATATTGGTATTGCGCTTAGGGACGGTTGGGTAATTACCTTTCCCCAAGGAACCACCACTCCTTGGAAACCCCTTAGAAAAGGTACGGCCCACATCATAAAAAAATACAAGCCCATAGTGGTTCCCGTGGTTATCGATGGTTTTAGACGCTCCTTTGATAAAAAGGGGCTAAGGGTCAAAAAGAAAGGGATTTTACAATCCATGGTCATCAAAGAACCGTTGGAAATCGATTATGACAACGAGTCGACGGAATCCATCATAGAGAAATTGGAATATGCCATTGAACAGCATCCTTCCTTTCTAAAGGTCATTTCAAAAGAAGAACTTTTGGCGTACGAGGAAGAGAACAAACAAAGGCGTTGGCGAAAGACCGATTAA
- a CDS encoding RDD family protein has protein sequence MEQFQIETAQNISIAQNTAHLGDRILAYIIDTLIIVIYYVLMFWLLLALDVEPGDSWAIYLLMSLPAFLYYFLMETFMDGKTIGKHFMGIRVVKLDGTKPGFSSYFIRWILRMLDITLTSGGIAVFTILIRGKGQRVGDIAAGTTVISEKRKVFLKDTLLRDLPSGYTPKFPQVTVFKDSEMQTIKNLYDNARRNGNHKVILSLNNRIKKVTEISSDLQPMEFVDIVIKDYSYYTQQL, from the coding sequence ATGGAACAATTTCAAATAGAAACTGCTCAAAATATAAGCATTGCCCAAAATACCGCGCATCTTGGGGACCGCATTTTGGCCTATATTATTGACACCCTGATTATCGTTATTTACTACGTTCTTATGTTTTGGTTGCTACTGGCATTGGATGTGGAACCGGGCGATTCCTGGGCCATTTACTTGCTCATGAGCCTTCCCGCCTTCCTATATTATTTTTTGATGGAGACTTTTATGGATGGGAAGACCATTGGTAAGCATTTTATGGGTATACGGGTGGTCAAACTGGATGGAACCAAACCCGGGTTTTCCAGTTATTTTATTAGATGGATTCTACGGATGTTGGACATTACCTTGACCTCTGGAGGTATTGCCGTTTTTACGATTTTAATTCGCGGTAAGGGACAACGAGTGGGGGACATTGCAGCGGGAACTACCGTAATTAGCGAAAAGCGAAAGGTGTTCTTGAAGGATACGCTTTTACGGGACTTACCTTCTGGTTACACCCCAAAATTTCCTCAGGTTACGGTCTTTAAGGACAGCGAGATGCAGACCATCAAAAACTTGTACGATAACGCCCGAAGAAATGGAAACCACAAGGTAATTTTATCCCTGAACAACCGCATAAAAAAGGTAACAGAGATTTCCAGTGATTTACAGCCCATGGAATTTGTGGATATCGTTATCAAGGATTACAGTTATTATACGCAGCAACTTTAG